The Magnetospirillum sp. XM-1 genomic interval GTCGGATTGCCCCACGGCGTGCACTGGTAGGTCTGGTTGCCGGCCAGGAAGTCCATGAACAGGGACGACTGGGTGAATTCCCACTTCTTGCCCTTGCCCAGGCGGAACAGCTTGCGGAACAGCTCCTTGGTGGCGCGGCGGTTCAGGAAGTGCTCGGTATCAGGCGCGCGCTCGTAGGCGTAGCCGGGCGACAGCGTGATGCCGCCGATTCCGATGGACTTGGTGTAGTCGAAGAACGCCGCCATGCGCTCGGCATCGGCGTTGTTGAACAGGGTGCAGTTGATGTTGACCTGGAAGCCGGCCGCCTTGGCCGCCTTGATGGCCGACACCGCCTGGTCGAAGGTGCCTTCGCGCGACACGGCGCGGTCATGGTCCTCGCGGTTGCCGTCCAGGTGGACGGTCCAGGTGAAGTTCTTGTGCGGCTTGAAGCTGTCGAGCTTCTTTTCCAGCAGCAGCGCGTTGGTGCAGACGAAGACGATCTTGCCGCGGGCCAGGGCGCCCTCGACGATCTGGTCGATCTCGCGGTGCAGCAGCGGCTCGCCGCCGGCCAGCACCACCACGGGAGCCGGGCACTCGTCGATGGAGGCCAGCGCGTCGGCCACCGAGATGCGGGAATTCAAAATAGCGTCGGGATAGTCGATCTTGCCGCAGCCCGCGCAGGTCAGGTTGCAGCGGAACAGGGGCTCCATCATCAGGACCAGCGGGTAACGCTTGTTGCCCACCAGGTGCTGCTTGACGATGTAGGAACCGATCTTGATGGACTGGTGAAGGGGAACGCCCACGGGGTAAACCCTAATTCTGCCTCGACGCGCCGCCCCCCGGCTCCGATGGCCGGTCGGGAGGCGGGCGGATCATACAGGCCGGAGTTGGAAAGTTTCAACGGTTTAAGGAATGTGGGCTTTGCCGGGCAGGGGTGGCGAGGCCGGATGAGGGGGGCGTCTCCCGTTTCTGCGGTCCTGGAAATGTGCTATGGTCGTTCCCATGAACAAGATGCTGGAACAGGCCATCGCCCGGTTGGCGATGCTGCCCGAAGCGGAACAGGAAGCCTACGGCCTTCAGCTCCTGGCGGAGATGGAGAGCGAGCGCGGCTGGGACGAGCGGTTCGCCAAGTCCCAGGACATGCTCGGCGCCCTGGCCGCACAGGCGCGCTCGGAGGCGGCGCGGGGCGATGTGTTGCCCTACGACCCGTCCGACCGCCCGGCCCAGTGATTTCCCGCACCACCCGGACGTTCTGGAAATGCTTCGACGCCCTGCCTTCCGAGGCGCGGCGCCAAGCGGTGCGGGCCTATGTCCTGTGGCGCGCCGATCCGTTCCATCCCAGCCTGCGGTTCAAATGCGTTTCCGAAACCCATGGCGTGTGGTCGGCCCGGATCGGCCTGCATTGGCGGGCCTTGGGGACCAGGGACGGGGATGCCGTCATCTGGTTCTGGCTCGGCTCTCACGCCGATTATGATCGGCTCATCGGCTGAGGCGTCCTTAAGCCGCGTCCTCGTTGTCCAGCGCATAGCCGGCGGCGCGGACCGTGCGGATGATGTCGGTTTCGGTGTCGCAGTTGAGCGCCTTCCTCAGGCGGCGGATATGGACGTCCACGGTGCGCGGCTCCACATAGATGTCGGGGCCCCAGACGGCGTCCAGCAATTCCTCGCGCGAGAACACGGTGCCCGGGTGTTGCAGGAAGAACTGCAGCAGGCGGAATTCGGTGGGGCCGAGATGGATGGCCTTGCCGCCCCGGGCCACCCGATGGGCGGCGAGATCCATGGTGATGTCGCCCCAGGCGATCTGGCCCTTCTGGCTGACCGGCTGGGCGCGGCGCAGGAGGGCGCGCACGCGGGCCATCAGTTCGGGCAGCGAGAACGGCTTGGTGAGGTAATCGTCGGCGCCGGTGTTCAGGCCCCGGATCTTGTCGCCTTCCTCGCCCCGGGCGGTCAGCATGATGATGGGCAGTTCGCGGGTGGCGGGCTTGCGGCGGATCTGGCGGCAAATCTCGATGCCCGACAGCGAGGGCAGCATCCAGTCCAGCAGCACCAGGTCGGGCTTGCGCTCGGCCAGCATGGTCAGCGCCTCCTCGCCATCGCCGGCCTCGGCGACGCGATAGCCCTCCTTCTCCAGGTTGTAGCGCAGCATGGTGGCCAGCGCCGCTTCGTCCTCGACGACCAGAACCAGGGGCTTGGAGGGATTGGCGGTGTCGCGGGCGGTCATTCAGGTGCTCCGAGCGCAGCGCCCTTGGGCCGGTCGCCCTTAGGCTGGGTGCCGAGAATCTGGAAGTGCAGGGTCTCGGCGATGTTGGTGGCGTGGTCGCCGATGCGTTCCATGTTCTTGGCGATGAACAAAAGGTGGGTCGAGGCGGTGATGGTGCCGGAATCTTCGGTCATCTGGGCGATCAGGTCGCGGAAAACCGTATTGTAATGGGAATCCACCTCCTCGTCGCGTCCCCAGACGCCGATGGCCTTTTGCAGGTCCTTGTCCACATAGGCGTCCAGGATGTCCTTCAACAGCGCCAGCACCAGTTCGCCCAGCCGCACCACGCCGGCGGTCTTGGGCGTGGCGGCGATCTGGTTGAGCACCAGGGTGCGCTTGGCCAGGTTGGCGGCGTAGTCGCCGATGCGCTCGATCTCGCCCGAGATGTTCAAGGCCGCCACGATGTGGCGCAGGTCGCCGGCCATGGGCTGGCGCAGCGC includes:
- the hpnH gene encoding adenosyl-hopene transferase HpnH, which encodes MGVPLHQSIKIGSYIVKQHLVGNKRYPLVLMMEPLFRCNLTCAGCGKIDYPDAILNSRISVADALASIDECPAPVVVLAGGEPLLHREIDQIVEGALARGKIVFVCTNALLLEKKLDSFKPHKNFTWTVHLDGNREDHDRAVSREGTFDQAVSAIKAAKAAGFQVNINCTLFNNADAERMAAFFDYTKSIGIGGITLSPGYAYERAPDTEHFLNRRATKELFRKLFRLGKGKKWEFTQSSLFMDFLAGNQTYQCTPWGNPTRNVFGWQRPCYLLGEGYAKTYKELMEETDWESYGTGKYEKCADCMVHSGYEATAVMDTISNPLKAAMVALRGPKTEGPFAPDLPLDKQRPAINNYEELMAKNLEMLHTEGRANNLHRVSQGN
- the phoB gene encoding phosphate regulon transcriptional regulator PhoB, whose product is MTARDTANPSKPLVLVVEDEAALATMLRYNLEKEGYRVAEAGDGEEALTMLAERKPDLVLLDWMLPSLSGIEICRQIRRKPATRELPIIMLTARGEEGDKIRGLNTGADDYLTKPFSLPELMARVRALLRRAQPVSQKGQIAWGDITMDLAAHRVARGGKAIHLGPTEFRLLQFFLQHPGTVFSREELLDAVWGPDIYVEPRTVDVHIRRLRKALNCDTETDIIRTVRAAGYALDNEDAA
- the phoU gene encoding phosphate signaling complex protein PhoU, which translates into the protein MSDHTVKSYDDELAHLSGMIARMGGLAEAQLGAALQSLARRDDELAQRVIDSDCRIDELDHEVDSFAVRLLALRQPMAGDLRHIVAALNISGEIERIGDYAANLAKRTLVLNQIAATPKTAGVVRLGELVLALLKDILDAYVDKDLQKAIGVWGRDEEVDSHYNTVFRDLIAQMTEDSGTITASTHLLFIAKNMERIGDHATNIAETLHFQILGTQPKGDRPKGAALGAPE